A genomic segment from Paenibacillus sp. FSL K6-1096 encodes:
- a CDS encoding S-layer homology domain-containing protein, with protein sequence MRLHLKRSLITILAILTLLPSSLASASTAPPADPVPVADSVWLTDPVLVTDPVTAPDSDVVPESPAEPEAAVAPAASPEPDEAVVPEAAPAQEPAPEQVQMKTAAEAAPLFQWSFHPGQVLDRTTVVNSVYPEAAADRAELKGVAAVVYDDQRGDVLSLPGGANGTAWLKLPDQLYSGITDELSVAFWANIDSSANAYNRLLSSTIAEKGLSNAGVSGWQDSEFIMIAGDGTFSNRIYTGTNPNQIASYKGDIVWNRNPAKGKWQQVVVTMNSSGAYEVYLNGAPVGIKGLDQSKSSSGATVPSVLQHFFARDYLDALKFNAFGRSLYTSDGDIKGKFDDLRIYNVQLTASQVSALYAATKHEEVVVTHPAKITVDLADRSLGPVYHGASGALYAISEPNVPDINTLIPIKPSHISQKPPNGIQHPTGDALRVSDYFFEAGGEAVNIVMQDYYQHWYYPSRTADEYIQEAVIPITTAVKAYKDQWAAANPGRDVNSRFIYIPFNEPEQNNTRYPQLLSDTPTGKNSRAVFNADWLAVVKKIKEIDPGAVISGMNLTQYGAKVFEDFIPFCVENDCLPDIISWHMLWDKAFNQASSNVATYRALEAKSLQRYKELYPDRPVPFPIQVDINEYAATSEIAVGGSLVQYIARYDELKMNSMLPYWNTANSYGSLLAGQNEPNGAWWLYKWYADMMGGDMAKVKVDNPRHELDAYGPGLYGLTSIQDGKQQVSIAFGGTQGDGKIVFNNVTGNGNSPAFLDGAEEVHVTVFYAGYTGLTGFLVEPTQILDRNLPVKNGSVTLDVNLNDYTSAYYAVITPAASHAPKETFVKRYEAENAEVQTNVSTVDQYPRKSTGRSASNGQYVAGIKAADSLVQWTSVTVPADGNYRLDLIGGSGATASMRNQSNTGDANQRINSEWFVKIDDQPAAKIVLRADYNMQLLGGSTFFADLTEGTHTIGISRYNPDTGEAGQGESTLDAIELTYNGLPGALPNYRVQAEFADYDSEQGLSRAGSLEGFEGAGYVSGYGGSQKANTRFVVSVLEDGMYELTARYASADSGKLQLAHDRKPLVDLPVVNTNGQWQEAKAPVFLRKGINLIDVRSSAALSLDYINAAYVSNTPVYAVEAEEAVVVGTPAGSELPLIREDAFAKYASGGKYVNGITSYDGAERYLELPNITVPKAGTYKLVVTYANGESAGTHAYNNDVVERYAQVSVNGGEPQTVYFKNTISWQQFATQTLDVELKAGVNTIRFSNNNTYDGGSNPYGGSGAQGFTPYTAVPRQYTPAFDRFDLYARHTLEVDGGGDNGGGDNGGGDNGGGDNGGGDNGGGDNGGGDNGGGNNGGGDNGGGDNGGGNNGGGDNGGSNNGGANNGGGAVGGNTSSGSATVGSVQPAAPGSSQLSVEATVNGNSAAATLDAKQVQAAEQITVTSPLGSVQFPVKALDPAALTQQLGSEDWTLTVSVTALPEERQQAIRQALLTAQGQLIGQAVEYTVKAEAGGRSVEIPGFGSSYARHTLPLSTSVNSRNTTIVRIEDNGSFTFVPATFSGNEVSFFSPYSGTFAVVANDKTFADMNGHWAKEAVHKLASKYILTGLTDSQFAPNATTTRAEFAAMIVRALGFSSSAPAAVPFSDTPSSAWYAGSIGTAVQLGLVQGGTDNTFRPNDKVTRQEMTVILVKAMALAGAPLPASEAQAATFKDAGEIAGWAKQDVAKAVQAGLITGTPGGQFHPSDSATRAEAATVILRLLEQAGFVN encoded by the coding sequence TTGAGGCTGCATCTTAAACGTTCACTGATTACTATACTGGCAATCCTGACTCTCCTGCCCTCCAGTTTAGCAAGCGCTTCCACAGCTCCGCCCGCAGACCCGGTTCCTGTTGCGGATTCTGTATGGCTGACTGATCCGGTGTTAGTGACCGATCCGGTTACGGCGCCTGATTCCGATGTAGTGCCTGAATCCCCGGCGGAGCCGGAGGCTGCTGTAGCTCCTGCGGCCTCGCCAGAGCCGGATGAGGCTGTAGTGCCGGAGGCTGCTCCTGCACAGGAGCCTGCGCCGGAGCAGGTGCAGATGAAGACCGCTGCCGAAGCGGCCCCGCTGTTCCAGTGGAGCTTCCACCCAGGACAGGTGCTTGACCGTACAACTGTGGTAAACAGCGTCTACCCCGAAGCAGCTGCTGACCGCGCCGAGCTGAAGGGTGTAGCCGCAGTTGTCTATGACGATCAGCGCGGGGACGTCCTCTCCCTGCCCGGCGGCGCTAACGGAACGGCCTGGCTGAAGCTGCCCGACCAGCTGTATAGCGGGATCACGGATGAGCTGTCTGTCGCCTTCTGGGCCAACATCGATTCTTCGGCTAATGCCTATAACCGCCTGCTGTCCTCCACGATCGCCGAGAAGGGGCTGAGCAATGCCGGGGTCAGCGGCTGGCAGGACTCTGAGTTCATCATGATTGCCGGCGACGGCACCTTCAGCAACCGGATCTACACCGGGACGAATCCTAACCAGATTGCCAGCTACAAAGGCGACATTGTCTGGAACCGTAATCCGGCTAAGGGCAAGTGGCAGCAGGTGGTTGTCACTATGAACAGCAGCGGAGCCTACGAGGTCTATCTGAACGGTGCTCCGGTCGGCATCAAGGGGCTGGATCAGAGCAAAAGCTCCTCCGGTGCAACGGTGCCTTCCGTACTTCAGCACTTTTTTGCGCGCGACTATCTGGACGCCCTGAAGTTCAATGCGTTCGGCAGATCGCTCTATACCTCGGATGGAGATATCAAGGGGAAATTCGATGACCTGCGGATCTACAATGTCCAGCTCACAGCCAGCCAGGTCAGCGCACTATATGCGGCAACTAAGCATGAAGAAGTTGTGGTGACCCATCCGGCCAAAATAACGGTCGATCTCGCCGACCGCTCGCTCGGACCGGTATACCATGGCGCTTCCGGCGCGCTCTATGCTATCAGTGAGCCGAATGTGCCGGATATCAACACCCTGATTCCGATCAAGCCTTCGCATATCTCCCAGAAGCCGCCGAATGGCATCCAGCATCCGACAGGCGATGCGCTCAGAGTCTCGGACTATTTCTTCGAGGCCGGCGGGGAAGCCGTTAACATCGTGATGCAGGATTATTACCAGCACTGGTATTATCCGTCCAGAACGGCGGATGAATATATTCAGGAAGCGGTCATTCCGATTACAACAGCGGTCAAGGCCTACAAGGATCAATGGGCGGCGGCCAATCCGGGCCGGGATGTCAATTCCAGGTTCATCTATATTCCGTTCAATGAGCCTGAACAGAATAACACCCGTTATCCCCAGCTGTTGTCTGACACCCCGACGGGGAAGAACTCCCGAGCCGTGTTCAATGCCGACTGGCTCGCCGTCGTGAAGAAGATCAAGGAGATTGATCCCGGCGCGGTCATCTCAGGAATGAACCTGACCCAGTACGGGGCGAAGGTGTTCGAGGACTTCATTCCGTTCTGTGTGGAGAACGATTGCCTGCCGGACATCATCAGCTGGCATATGCTGTGGGACAAAGCCTTCAACCAGGCGTCCTCCAACGTAGCCACCTACCGGGCGCTCGAAGCGAAGTCACTGCAGCGTTATAAAGAGCTGTATCCGGACCGCCCGGTTCCTTTTCCGATCCAGGTGGATATTAATGAATATGCAGCAACTTCAGAGATTGCCGTCGGCGGATCGCTTGTCCAGTACATCGCCCGCTATGACGAGCTGAAGATGAACAGTATGCTGCCTTACTGGAACACCGCCAACTCGTACGGGTCCCTGCTGGCCGGGCAGAATGAGCCGAACGGCGCATGGTGGCTCTACAAATGGTATGCCGACATGATGGGCGGCGACATGGCCAAGGTCAAGGTGGATAATCCGCGCCATGAGCTTGACGCCTACGGTCCCGGGTTATACGGGTTAACCTCCATTCAGGACGGGAAGCAGCAGGTCAGCATCGCCTTCGGCGGCACGCAGGGTGACGGGAAGATCGTGTTTAATAACGTCACCGGCAACGGGAACAGCCCTGCCTTCCTGGACGGGGCGGAAGAGGTGCATGTCACTGTATTCTATGCGGGTTATACCGGCCTGACTGGCTTCCTGGTGGAGCCAACGCAGATTCTGGACCGCAATCTTCCGGTTAAGAACGGCTCGGTTACGCTGGACGTGAACCTGAATGATTATACCTCGGCTTACTATGCTGTTATTACACCGGCAGCCAGCCATGCTCCTAAGGAGACCTTCGTCAAGCGCTACGAGGCGGAGAATGCGGAGGTGCAGACGAATGTGTCCACGGTGGATCAATACCCACGTAAGAGCACGGGGCGCTCGGCATCGAACGGACAGTATGTTGCCGGAATCAAGGCGGCGGACAGTCTTGTACAATGGACCTCGGTCACCGTTCCTGCGGACGGGAATTACCGGCTGGATCTGATTGGCGGCAGCGGCGCGACCGCTTCGATGCGTAATCAATCCAACACCGGCGATGCGAATCAGCGCATCAATTCAGAATGGTTCGTCAAGATCGACGATCAGCCGGCAGCCAAAATCGTGCTCCGCGCCGATTACAATATGCAGTTGCTCGGCGGCAGCACCTTCTTCGCCGATCTGACGGAAGGCACTCATACCATCGGCATCAGCAGATACAACCCGGATACGGGAGAAGCAGGCCAGGGCGAATCCACTCTGGATGCTATCGAGCTGACGTATAACGGCCTGCCGGGTGCACTGCCGAATTACCGGGTGCAGGCGGAATTCGCCGACTATGACTCAGAGCAGGGCTTGTCCCGGGCCGGCAGCCTGGAAGGCTTCGAGGGTGCCGGATATGTGAGCGGCTACGGCGGCAGCCAGAAGGCCAACACCCGGTTCGTGGTCAGTGTGCTGGAGGACGGAATGTATGAGCTGACGGCACGTTACGCCTCTGCGGACAGCGGCAAGCTGCAGCTGGCCCATGACCGCAAGCCACTGGTTGACCTTCCTGTGGTGAATACGAACGGGCAATGGCAGGAGGCCAAGGCTCCGGTCTTCCTGCGGAAGGGAATTAACCTGATCGATGTGCGCTCCAGTGCAGCGCTTAGCCTGGATTACATTAATGCAGCTTATGTAAGCAATACTCCAGTATATGCTGTGGAGGCTGAGGAAGCTGTGGTTGTGGGAACACCGGCCGGTTCGGAGCTGCCGCTCATCCGGGAGGATGCTTTTGCCAAATATGCCTCCGGCGGCAAATATGTGAACGGCATCACCTCTTATGACGGGGCAGAGCGGTATCTGGAGCTTCCGAACATCACTGTGCCCAAGGCAGGCACCTACAAGCTGGTGGTTACCTATGCCAACGGTGAGAGTGCCGGAACCCATGCCTACAACAACGATGTCGTTGAACGGTATGCGCAAGTAAGCGTCAACGGCGGAGAACCGCAGACGGTCTACTTCAAGAACACCATCTCCTGGCAGCAGTTCGCCACGCAGACACTGGATGTGGAGCTGAAGGCAGGCGTTAACACGATCCGCTTCTCCAATAACAATACGTATGACGGCGGCTCCAATCCTTATGGAGGAAGCGGCGCGCAAGGCTTCACGCCTTACACGGCGGTTCCGCGCCAGTACACACCGGCGTTCGACCGGTTCGATCTGTATGCCCGCCACACGCTGGAGGTAGACGGCGGCGGTGATAATGGCGGCGGCGATAACGGCGGTGGTGATAACGGCGGCGGTGATAACGGCGGCGGTGATAACGGCGGCGGCGACAATGGCGGCGGCGATAATGGCGGCGGTAACAACGGCGGCGGCGATAATGGCGGCGGCGATAATGGCGGCGGTAACAACGGCGGCGGCGACAATGGCGGCAGCAATAACGGCGGCGCTAACAATGGCGGCGGCGCGGTCGGCGGGAACACTAGCAGCGGCAGCGCTACCGTTGGTTCGGTCCAGCCGGCGGCACCGGGCAGCAGCCAGCTGAGCGTTGAAGCAACGGTGAACGGCAATTCAGCAGCCGCAACTCTGGATGCCAAGCAGGTACAGGCCGCAGAGCAGATCACGGTCACTTCTCCGCTCGGCTCTGTCCAGTTCCCTGTGAAGGCTCTTGATCCGGCAGCGCTGACGCAGCAATTGGGCAGCGAAGACTGGACGCTTACCGTCAGCGTCACGGCGCTGCCGGAAGAGCGGCAGCAGGCAATCCGCCAGGCCCTTCTCACGGCCCAAGGCCAGCTTATCGGCCAGGCGGTAGAATACACCGTGAAGGCGGAAGCCGGCGGCCGGTCGGTGGAGATCCCGGGCTTCGGCAGCAGCTATGCCCGGCATACCCTGCCGCTCAGTACTTCAGTGAACAGCCGCAATACGACAATAGTGCGGATAGAGGATAACGGCAGCTTCACCTTCGTTCCGGCAACCTTTAGCGGAAACGAAGTGTCCTTCTTCAGTCCATATAGCGGTACATTTGCGGTGGTTGCAAATGATAAGACTTTTGCCGACATGAACGGCCACTGGGCCAAGGAAGCCGTCCACAAGCTGGCCTCCAAATATATCCTGACCGGCCTTACGGACAGCCAATTCGCACCGAACGCTACCACTACGCGTGCTGAATTCGCAGCGATGATCGTCCGTGCACTCGGCTTCTCCTCCTCTGCTCCGGCAGCGGTTCCGTTCAGCGACACTCCTTCCAGTGCGTGGTACGCCGGAAGCATCGGGACGGCTGTTCAGCTCGGGCTCGTCCAGGGCGGGACGGACAATACCTTCCGTCCCAATGACAAGGTGACCCGCCAGGAGATGACGGTTATCCTGGTTAAGGCGATGGCACTTGCTGGTGCGCCGCTTCCAGCTTCCGAAGCACAGGCAGCAACGTTTAAGGACGCAGGCGAGATTGCCGGCTGGGCGAAGCAGGATGTCGCCAAGGCGGTCCAGGCCGGCCTGATTACCGGAACACCCGGCGGACAATTCCACCCGTCCGATTCCGCCACCCGCGCGGAAGCCGCTACGGTGATTCTGCGATTGCTGGAGCAGGCGGGTTTCGTGAACTGA